Proteins from one Sphingopyxis terrae subsp. terrae NBRC 15098 genomic window:
- a CDS encoding helix-turn-helix domain-containing protein, producing MLIVVAADGHAVAQIRALASACLEIDDRTNADACPEISPVESNMRGLRDGLTQRQFEIALGVMRGLSNKGIGRELGISHFTVRNHLSRILLLLGLSSRQELGDYLRARLIQPT from the coding sequence TTGCTCATTGTCGTCGCAGCCGACGGTCATGCGGTTGCGCAAATTCGGGCTCTGGCGTCGGCCTGCCTCGAAATCGACGATCGTACCAATGCCGACGCCTGTCCCGAGATATCGCCGGTCGAGTCGAACATGAGGGGATTGCGGGACGGTCTGACGCAAAGGCAATTCGAAATCGCCCTGGGCGTCATGCGCGGCCTGTCGAACAAAGGCATCGGCCGCGAACTCGGTATTTCGCATTTTACCGTCCGCAACCATTTGTCGCGGATATTGCTGCTCCTTGGCCTTTCTTCCCGCCAGGAGCTCGGCGACTATCTTCGCGCGCGGCTAATTCAGCCGACGTAG
- a CDS encoding surface-adhesin E family protein: MRLTMLALLPLLAPQPAFAESWRLAAYSSNAPQLVYLVDIDSVQRSGTTVTFRQQTLYESTTDTRDFDRTMTTRQADCGSNTSFMRDSSFYVAGKYLDTEAGPSDSTTAQSGSVLRQLIDTVCGRSDYFSPILPAPESWVREKFRSGF; this comes from the coding sequence ATGCGTCTGACCATGCTTGCTCTTTTGCCATTGCTCGCGCCGCAGCCGGCCTTCGCCGAATCGTGGCGGCTTGCCGCCTATTCCAGCAACGCGCCGCAGCTTGTCTATCTTGTCGATATCGATTCGGTGCAGCGGTCGGGCACCACCGTCACCTTTCGCCAGCAGACGCTCTACGAAAGCACGACCGATACGCGCGATTTCGACCGCACGATGACCACGCGGCAGGCCGACTGTGGTTCGAACACGTCATTCATGCGCGACAGCAGCTTTTACGTCGCCGGCAAATATCTGGATACCGAAGCGGGGCCGTCGGACTCGACCACCGCGCAGTCGGGATCGGTGCTACGGCAGCTGATCGATACGGTCTGCGGCCGCTCGGACTATTTCTCGCCCATCCTCCCGGCGCCCGAAAGCTGGGTGCGCGAAAAATTTCGGTCGGGCTTCTGA
- a CDS encoding NAD kinase, with translation MQRKIALVASNAPAAMEAEAELRPLYDFVDLGEADMLIVLGGDGFLLHMLHQLLDQRRSLPVFGMNRGTIGFLMNEFRVEGLIDRIASARPFLIHPLQGDITTISGERHILPAINEISLLRETRQAAKLEVLINEKQMLEELACDGVLVATPAGSTAYNLSANGPILPLESEMLALTPISPFRPRRWRGALVPESTRIRFNVREAAKRPVSAVADQREIRDVKTVLVTTDRSRPLTLLFDPDQGLDERIAMEQFIV, from the coding sequence ATGCAACGCAAGATCGCGCTCGTCGCGTCGAATGCGCCCGCGGCGATGGAGGCGGAGGCCGAGCTTCGCCCGCTTTACGATTTCGTCGATCTTGGCGAAGCCGACATGCTCATCGTGCTCGGCGGCGACGGCTTCCTGCTGCACATGCTGCACCAGCTTCTCGATCAGCGGCGCAGTCTGCCCGTGTTCGGGATGAACCGCGGCACCATCGGCTTCCTGATGAACGAATTTCGCGTCGAAGGGCTGATCGACCGCATCGCGAGCGCCCGCCCCTTCCTGATCCACCCGCTGCAGGGCGATATCACCACGATCAGCGGCGAACGGCACATCCTGCCGGCGATCAACGAAATTTCGCTGCTGCGCGAAACGCGGCAGGCCGCGAAGCTTGAGGTGCTGATCAACGAAAAGCAGATGCTCGAGGAACTTGCCTGCGACGGCGTGCTCGTCGCGACCCCGGCGGGTTCGACCGCCTATAATCTGTCGGCGAACGGCCCCATCCTGCCGCTCGAATCCGAAATGCTCGCACTGACCCCGATCAGCCCGTTCCGCCCGCGACGCTGGCGCGGCGCGCTGGTTCCCGAATCGACGCGCATCCGTTTCAACGTCCGCGAAGCCGCCAAGCGGCCCGTCAGTGCGGTCGCCGACCAACGCGAAATCCGCGACGTGAAGACCGTGCTCGTCACCACCGATCGCAGCCGGCCGCTCACGCTGCTCTTCGATCCCGATCAGGGGCTCGACGAACGTATCGCGATGGAACAATTCATCGTTTGA
- a CDS encoding thioredoxin domain-containing protein, translating to MRHLAVLTLTSLCAVLTAAAPAAAQTASPAATQRADIETLQRLYNERFVATPFAGLYQIDRPIPYSPRETAPILVTRDGEYSFNNGKLGAQHGDTGAPLSGSEWGALVLRWRDQIRYSDLIQQGGNGPLRMLLLSAYDCPFSKKLEAALAAAGTRYAIIPSTIGTASKPFLPDIWCSPDRAATWRRAIGTGALPPRASRSCRYDRRYFETLSGMFGGSKPTALFADGTIVASPSPAFVKQKLATLSRQGIAF from the coding sequence ATGCGCCATCTTGCCGTCCTGACCCTCACCAGCCTTTGCGCCGTGCTGACCGCGGCCGCGCCCGCGGCCGCGCAAACTGCATCGCCCGCCGCGACGCAGCGCGCCGACATCGAAACGCTGCAGCGCCTGTATAATGAACGCTTTGTCGCGACACCCTTTGCGGGATTATATCAGATCGATCGCCCCATCCCCTATTCGCCGCGTGAAACCGCGCCGATACTGGTGACGCGCGATGGCGAATACAGCTTCAACAACGGCAAGCTCGGCGCCCAGCACGGCGACACGGGGGCGCCGCTTTCGGGGTCCGAATGGGGCGCGCTGGTGCTGCGCTGGCGCGACCAGATCCGCTATTCGGATCTGATCCAGCAGGGCGGAAACGGCCCGCTCCGCATGCTGCTTCTGTCCGCCTATGACTGTCCCTTTTCGAAGAAGCTGGAGGCCGCCCTTGCCGCCGCCGGGACGCGCTATGCCATCATACCCAGCACGATCGGAACCGCGAGCAAGCCCTTCCTGCCCGACATCTGGTGCAGTCCCGATCGCGCCGCGACCTGGCGGCGCGCCATCGGCACCGGCGCCCTCCCGCCGCGGGCCTCGCGAAGCTGTCGCTACGACCGTCGCTATTTCGAGACGTTGAGCGGCATGTTCGGGGGATCCAAGCCGACGGCGCTGTTCGCCGACGGCACGATCGTCGCGTCGCCCAGCCCCGCCTTCGTGAAGCAAAAGCTGGCAACACTGTCCCGCCAAGGCATCGCCTTTTAG
- a CDS encoding helix-turn-helix domain-containing protein, which produces MRIDLSLLYGAAFCCASLAFCLKSVLASRLGMAVDAVAILGNATCGWSWLATRSLFRCESPSRGDWWPVAAVLMVMIASAVTSLVPADGMPLRILDNLARLGSSAMLLMAVAEPLLDLRAQSDKSERRFRILYSGIYAAILAVAVLAVDGAPDGSAASQLSIPVKVVCAIAAVFGYGLALGHRKRHPLVDPKARASRKPVASDPRLEAQLITLMRENSLYAEADLRVADLARLTGEPEYKVTQCITGALGYPNFNQMVNGYRIEEAKRRLVDPALAHLPILTIALDCGFGSIGPFNRAFKADTGMTPQEFRRQSR; this is translated from the coding sequence ATGAGGATCGACCTTTCGCTTCTCTACGGCGCGGCCTTTTGTTGTGCGTCGCTCGCATTCTGCCTCAAGTCCGTGCTGGCATCGCGGCTGGGTATGGCCGTCGACGCGGTTGCGATCCTGGGTAATGCGACATGCGGATGGTCGTGGCTGGCAACCCGGTCGCTTTTCCGGTGCGAATCTCCGTCGCGAGGCGACTGGTGGCCGGTCGCCGCGGTGCTGATGGTGATGATCGCGTCCGCTGTGACATCGCTGGTGCCGGCAGACGGCATGCCTCTCAGGATCCTGGATAATCTTGCCAGATTGGGGAGTTCCGCCATGCTGCTTATGGCGGTGGCCGAACCGTTGCTCGATCTGCGCGCGCAAAGCGACAAATCCGAACGGCGCTTCCGCATCCTGTATTCAGGCATCTACGCAGCCATATTGGCGGTGGCGGTCCTGGCCGTCGACGGGGCGCCCGACGGGTCGGCCGCATCCCAACTCAGCATTCCGGTCAAGGTCGTTTGCGCGATCGCGGCGGTATTCGGCTATGGGTTGGCCCTCGGCCATCGGAAACGGCATCCGCTCGTCGATCCGAAGGCGCGCGCTTCGCGGAAACCCGTTGCGTCGGACCCCCGGCTTGAAGCGCAGTTGATCACGCTCATGCGCGAGAACAGCCTCTACGCCGAGGCTGATCTGCGCGTTGCCGACCTGGCACGGCTCACGGGTGAGCCCGAATATAAGGTGACCCAGTGCATTACCGGTGCGCTTGGCTACCCCAATTTCAATCAGATGGTGAACGGCTACCGCATCGAAGAGGCAAAGCGCCGCCTGGTCGATCCGGCGCTCGCCCACTTGCCGATCCTGACGATTGCGCTGGATTGCGGATTTGGTTCGATCGGCCCGTTCAACCGAGCCTTCAAGGCCGACACCGGCATGACGCCGCAGGAATTTCGTCGGCAGTCCCGATAG
- a CDS encoding protein kinase domain-containing protein produces MTQSSSSRRRRRLWKFAGAEFDEASWTLRVDGHAVTLEGKPLEVLHELLLRAGEVVTKDEIFDAVWPGVTVVEGSLTTAISKLRKALGETREQIVETVPRVGYKLAAPVAIESVESPLAPRFAFAAGDAVPGRRQWRLVEALGDSGADDVWLARHDKTGETRVFKFADAPDRLRSLKREAALTRLLFAGLGKSAPLPALLEWNFDASPFFLEYSYGGRDLTAWASERGGLAEIAVETRIAVAAMIARAVARMHDLGVLHKDLKPANILIATEDGGETIRLADFGSGRLLDDSVLASFQITDPGSLDPDLARDEPRSGTLAYRAPELTGDAMPTAKSDIYALGMILYQLVVGDFSASLAPGWEGRIADPVLRSDILAAAEGDPALRLASAADLADRLETIDRRRADASAAARRAAAAEEARRFEEKQAARRPWIRAAIASLAGGFIASSALAAYAWHQRGAALEARDQAETSYAFIAEDVLSSPDPAKSSTDETVIEAMKRASANIDARYARSPGTAARLHLAVARAFYQRSDFDTARTEYARAATLFGKAGEADSEDAVLGRLGSIHMDATSGQPGRLEAAGAAIAKEQKALGDRAKSGRIGFALAQSEGAYAYTADIERAERAIRRAVAIGSAPGARVSPTQLLKARSSLALVMLREGKVKEAEPVARAIVADSTRIRGADNPDTLVTRQHWVTALSMLGEHERALRESGPLIAALERRFGPDHRFTLAMHSTRFESLAALGRYGEAAVEAKRVWEGAATQAGALSHQALVGQNDYASALCQTNRRRDALPILADAAAKARQAFGADYGLTHAIQFYLGECELANHRFIQAQRSFSLVDATKVAELTGRPDFAATLAAARAETMLGLGDRAKAGTLLDTAEAAAKASEDPELKQRLQRLRAQLRG; encoded by the coding sequence ATGACGCAATCAAGCTCTTCCCGACGGAGGCGCAGGCTCTGGAAGTTCGCGGGGGCGGAGTTCGACGAAGCCAGCTGGACGCTGCGTGTCGATGGTCATGCCGTAACGCTCGAGGGCAAGCCGCTCGAAGTGCTGCACGAGCTGCTTCTGCGCGCGGGCGAGGTCGTGACGAAGGATGAGATCTTCGATGCGGTGTGGCCGGGCGTCACCGTGGTCGAGGGGTCGCTGACCACGGCCATATCGAAATTGCGCAAGGCGCTCGGCGAAACGCGCGAGCAGATTGTCGAGACGGTGCCGCGGGTCGGATACAAGCTCGCCGCGCCGGTTGCGATCGAAAGCGTCGAGTCCCCGCTGGCGCCGCGCTTTGCTTTTGCCGCCGGCGACGCGGTCCCCGGCCGCCGTCAATGGCGGCTGGTCGAAGCGCTTGGCGATAGCGGCGCTGATGATGTCTGGCTGGCGCGCCATGACAAGACCGGCGAGACGCGCGTCTTCAAATTCGCCGATGCGCCTGACCGGCTGCGTAGTCTGAAACGCGAAGCGGCGCTGACTCGCCTGCTCTTTGCCGGACTCGGCAAATCGGCCCCGCTTCCCGCGCTGCTCGAATGGAATTTCGACGCGTCGCCCTTCTTCCTCGAATATAGCTATGGCGGCCGCGATCTGACGGCGTGGGCGTCCGAGCGGGGCGGGCTGGCGGAGATTGCGGTCGAGACGCGCATTGCGGTCGCGGCGATGATCGCGCGCGCGGTCGCGCGGATGCACGATCTGGGCGTGCTGCATAAGGATCTGAAACCCGCGAATATCCTTATCGCGACCGAGGACGGCGGCGAAACGATCCGGCTGGCCGATTTCGGTAGTGGGCGCCTCCTCGACGATAGCGTGCTCGCCAGCTTTCAAATCACCGATCCGGGATCGCTCGACCCCGATCTGGCGCGCGACGAACCGCGGTCGGGAACGCTTGCCTATCGCGCGCCCGAGCTGACCGGCGATGCGATGCCGACGGCGAAAAGCGATATCTATGCGCTGGGAATGATCCTCTATCAGCTCGTGGTCGGCGATTTTTCGGCGTCGCTGGCGCCCGGCTGGGAAGGCCGCATCGCCGATCCCGTCCTGCGCTCGGACATTTTGGCCGCGGCCGAGGGCGATCCGGCGCTCCGCTTGGCCAGCGCCGCCGATCTCGCCGACCGGCTCGAGACGATCGACCGTCGGCGAGCCGACGCATCGGCGGCGGCGCGGCGGGCGGCGGCCGCCGAAGAAGCGCGGCGGTTCGAGGAAAAACAGGCCGCGCGGCGTCCTTGGATCCGCGCCGCCATCGCGAGCCTCGCGGGCGGCTTTATCGCGTCGAGCGCGCTGGCGGCCTATGCCTGGCATCAGCGCGGTGCGGCACTGGAGGCACGCGATCAGGCCGAGACCAGCTATGCCTTCATCGCCGAAGATGTGCTGTCCAGCCCCGATCCGGCGAAGTCGAGCACCGACGAAACGGTCATCGAGGCGATGAAGCGCGCGAGCGCGAATATCGACGCGCGTTATGCCCGCTCGCCGGGCACCGCCGCGCGGCTCCATCTCGCGGTCGCGCGCGCCTTTTATCAGCGCAGCGATTTCGACACCGCCCGCACCGAATATGCGCGCGCCGCCACGCTGTTCGGCAAGGCCGGGGAAGCCGACAGCGAGGATGCCGTCCTGGGCCGGCTCGGCAGCATCCATATGGACGCAACTTCGGGCCAGCCTGGACGGTTGGAGGCGGCAGGGGCCGCCATCGCCAAAGAGCAAAAGGCGCTCGGCGACCGGGCGAAAAGCGGGCGTATCGGCTTCGCGCTGGCGCAGTCGGAGGGGGCTTATGCCTACACCGCCGACATCGAGCGGGCCGAGCGCGCGATACGCCGTGCGGTCGCGATCGGTTCGGCGCCGGGCGCGCGCGTTTCGCCGACCCAACTGCTGAAAGCGCGGTCTTCGCTGGCGCTGGTGATGCTACGCGAGGGCAAGGTTAAAGAGGCGGAACCGGTGGCGCGGGCTATCGTCGCCGACTCGACCCGGATACGTGGAGCGGACAATCCGGACACGCTTGTGACGCGGCAGCACTGGGTGACGGCGCTGTCTATGCTCGGCGAACATGAGCGCGCGCTGCGCGAAAGCGGTCCGCTGATAGCCGCGCTCGAACGGCGCTTCGGTCCCGATCATCGCTTCACGCTGGCGATGCATTCGACGCGGTTCGAAAGCCTCGCCGCCCTCGGACGCTATGGCGAGGCCGCGGTGGAGGCGAAGCGGGTCTGGGAGGGGGCGGCCACGCAGGCCGGAGCGCTGTCCCATCAGGCGCTTGTCGGCCAGAATGACTATGCGTCGGCTCTCTGTCAGACGAACCGGCGCCGCGATGCCTTGCCCATCCTGGCGGATGCGGCGGCAAAGGCCCGCCAGGCATTCGGCGCCGATTACGGGCTGACCCATGCGATTCAATTCTATCTGGGCGAGTGCGAACTTGCGAACCATCGCTTCATCCAAGCGCAGCGCAGCTTTTCGCTTGTCGATGCAACCAAGGTTGCAGAATTGACCGGGCGGCCCGATTTCGCCGCGACACTGGCCGCGGCGCGGGCCGAGACGATGCTGGGGCTGGGCGACCGTGCCAAGGCCGGTACGCTGCTCGATACGGCCGAGGCTGCGGCAAAGGCGTCGGAAGATCCCGAACTCAAACAGCGGTTGCAACGGCTGCGCGCCCAATTGCGCGGGTAA
- the moaA gene encoding GTP 3',8-cyclase MoaA, producing the protein MAANSAPPVAPLTDGHGRRISYLRLSVTDRCDLRCRYCMAEEMQFLPRSAVLSIEEMGVLAERFVARGVRRIRLTGGEPLVRRGIDLLAAQLGALIGRGLDELTLTTNGMRLADHASMLVEAGIRRVNVSLDTLDPDAFRHITRVGELATALRGIAAARAAGLAVKINMVALAGLNEDQLLPMLDWCANEGCDLTLIETMPLGEVADERSDHYIPLHHFIAPLRADRAIFPVDRHTGGPARYFGIEDSPVTLGLITPLSDNFCTSCNRIRLTVEGRIYMCLGQDDHVDLRAALREGSDVDGLIDAALAGKPRAHDFQIERKSTPAVARHMSATGG; encoded by the coding sequence ATGGCCGCAAATTCCGCCCCGCCTGTCGCTCCACTCACCGACGGTCACGGTCGGCGCATCAGCTATTTGCGCCTGTCCGTTACCGATCGCTGCGACCTCAGATGTCGGTATTGTATGGCTGAGGAGATGCAGTTTCTGCCTCGATCCGCGGTCCTCAGTATAGAAGAAATGGGCGTACTTGCCGAACGCTTTGTTGCGCGCGGCGTCCGCCGTATCCGCCTCACCGGCGGCGAACCGCTCGTACGGCGCGGGATCGATCTGCTCGCGGCGCAACTGGGCGCGCTCATCGGCCGCGGGCTCGACGAACTGACGCTGACCACCAACGGCATGCGGCTGGCCGACCATGCTTCGATGCTTGTCGAAGCGGGGATTCGCCGCGTCAACGTCAGTCTCGACACGCTCGACCCCGACGCCTTTCGCCACATTACGCGCGTCGGCGAACTCGCTACGGCGCTGCGCGGCATCGCCGCAGCCCGGGCCGCCGGGTTGGCGGTGAAGATCAACATGGTCGCGCTGGCAGGGCTCAACGAAGACCAGCTTCTGCCGATGCTCGACTGGTGCGCCAACGAGGGCTGCGATTTGACCCTCATCGAGACCATGCCGCTGGGCGAGGTCGCCGATGAGCGCAGCGATCATTATATTCCGCTCCACCATTTCATCGCGCCGCTGCGCGCCGATCGCGCCATCTTTCCGGTCGATCGCCACACCGGCGGCCCGGCGCGCTATTTCGGGATCGAGGACAGCCCGGTCACGCTCGGCCTGATCACCCCGCTCAGCGATAATTTCTGCACCAGTTGCAACCGCATCCGCCTGACGGTCGAGGGGCGCATCTATATGTGCCTCGGCCAGGACGACCATGTCGACCTGCGCGCCGCGCTGCGTGAAGGGAGCGATGTCGATGGCTTGATTGATGCCGCATTGGCTGGCAAACCCCGCGCGCATGACTTTCAGATCGAACGAAAGTCCACACCGGCGGTCGCGCGTCATATGAGTGCAACGGGCGGTTAG
- a CDS encoding DUF6326 family protein, with translation MKSLTDIPVPTRLKLSTLWTATMFCYVYGDYFGLYTDNKLASMAQGNIGPLGPATPGTLVAVSLMMAIPALLIAATLYLPAAICRWSNIVFGLLYTAIMAMTLPGAAPFYITLAIIEMALTASIVIAAWTWTTTEGGPE, from the coding sequence ATGAAGAGTCTCACGGACATCCCGGTCCCTACCCGCCTCAAACTGTCGACGCTCTGGACAGCAACAATGTTCTGCTATGTCTATGGCGACTATTTCGGCCTCTATACCGATAACAAGCTGGCATCGATGGCGCAGGGAAACATCGGGCCGCTTGGACCCGCAACCCCTGGAACGCTGGTTGCCGTTTCGCTGATGATGGCGATCCCCGCGCTGCTGATCGCGGCGACGCTCTATCTCCCGGCAGCAATTTGCCGCTGGAGCAATATCGTCTTCGGCCTTTTGTATACCGCTATCATGGCGATGACGCTGCCGGGTGCCGCGCCATTCTACATCACTCTGGCGATCATCGAGATGGCGCTCACCGCCTCGATCGTCATCGCCGCCTGGACGTGGACTACCACCGAAGGAGGCCCGGAATGA
- a CDS encoding YadA-like family protein — translation MTTLIGATAPLAILAAVGATPNAYAQATVPCVQNAGADGILGTPDDPENTLECGLGAEASAPGTTAYGSGAKATANEAMAVGFIAAAEETRSTAIGTGSSATADQSVALGWGSVADRGATVSVGNAGLQRQITNVAPGTLVSDAVNVGQLNTAMGAAALTAIANSAVRSGTSGDSSLQSDGSSASGNGAVALGQGQTATGNGAVAIGDPNVATGTGAVAIGADNQAIGDGAVALGNASNAFGLSAIAIGNNANALADGSIAIGRDTIASPASVAIGANAAAGGQNATAVGRDSLASGLASAAFGQGAAAGGDFSTATGYGARAIKEGDTATGSGAFANGGYSVALGVNSQTTALGATALGVNAKASGADSVAIGSSSVADEANTVSVGSAGFQRRIVNVAAGTAATDAANVGQVQTVATAAAAAQTTADASVSQNMAQDSQIAAIQTVNSVQDNRLMSLESMAGSALPALQSLAATHSAQISDLYAITDRDRRDAQRGTAAAVALVPAPMPSEPGKTSYTFNLATFRGEQAVGASIAHRFGTDNPFAFTAGVSYAGSRNTAARVGIAGEF, via the coding sequence ATGACCACCCTCATTGGCGCGACCGCGCCCCTTGCGATCCTTGCTGCCGTCGGCGCCACGCCGAACGCCTACGCACAGGCGACGGTCCCGTGCGTTCAGAACGCTGGGGCCGATGGCATTCTCGGCACGCCTGACGACCCCGAAAATACGCTCGAGTGCGGGCTTGGCGCCGAAGCTTCGGCGCCGGGAACCACCGCCTATGGAAGCGGGGCCAAGGCGACGGCCAACGAAGCCATGGCGGTCGGCTTTATCGCCGCTGCCGAAGAAACGCGCTCGACCGCCATCGGCACGGGCAGCAGCGCGACCGCGGACCAGTCGGTTGCGCTGGGCTGGGGATCGGTCGCTGACCGCGGCGCGACCGTATCGGTCGGCAACGCCGGCCTGCAGCGCCAGATCACCAATGTCGCGCCAGGGACGCTGGTGTCCGACGCCGTCAATGTGGGGCAATTGAATACCGCCATGGGTGCCGCGGCGCTGACCGCGATCGCCAATTCGGCGGTGCGCAGCGGCACCAGCGGCGATAGCAGCCTGCAAAGCGACGGCAGCAGCGCAAGCGGCAATGGCGCCGTCGCGCTGGGACAGGGACAGACTGCAACCGGCAACGGCGCCGTTGCGATCGGCGATCCGAATGTCGCGACCGGGACCGGCGCCGTGGCGATCGGCGCTGACAATCAGGCGATCGGCGACGGCGCTGTCGCCTTGGGCAACGCCTCCAACGCCTTTGGCTTGTCGGCCATCGCTATCGGCAACAATGCGAATGCGCTGGCCGATGGCAGCATCGCCATTGGTCGTGACACGATCGCGTCGCCGGCATCGGTGGCGATCGGCGCCAACGCCGCGGCAGGCGGGCAAAACGCGACCGCTGTCGGTCGCGACAGCCTTGCCAGCGGCCTTGCAAGCGCCGCTTTCGGCCAGGGCGCCGCTGCCGGGGGCGATTTCTCGACTGCCACCGGCTATGGCGCGCGCGCGATCAAGGAGGGCGACACGGCGACGGGGTCCGGGGCTTTCGCCAATGGCGGCTATTCGGTCGCCTTGGGCGTGAACAGTCAGACCACGGCCCTCGGGGCGACCGCGCTGGGCGTGAACGCGAAAGCGTCGGGTGCAGACTCGGTTGCGATCGGCTCCAGTTCGGTTGCCGATGAAGCGAATACCGTCTCGGTCGGCTCGGCGGGCTTTCAGCGGCGTATCGTGAACGTCGCGGCGGGCACCGCGGCGACCGATGCGGCGAACGTCGGTCAGGTCCAGACGGTCGCGACCGCCGCTGCGGCGGCGCAGACCACCGCCGATGCCTCCGTGTCGCAGAATATGGCGCAGGACAGCCAGATTGCGGCGATTCAGACGGTAAACAGCGTGCAGGACAATCGTCTGATGTCGCTGGAAAGCATGGCCGGATCAGCGCTTCCGGCGCTCCAGTCGCTTGCCGCGACGCACAGCGCACAGATCAGCGACCTCTATGCGATCACCGATCGCGACCGCCGCGATGCACAGCGCGGAACTGCGGCCGCGGTCGCGCTCGTCCCCGCACCGATGCCGTCGGAACCGGGCAAGACAAGCTACACCTTCAACCTCGCCACCTTCCGCGGTGAGCAGGCGGTGGGCGCATCGATCGCGCACCGGTTCGGCACTGACAACCCCTTCGCCTTCACGGCAGGCGTTTCCTATGCGGGGAGCCGGAATACGGCGGCGCGCGTCGGCATCGCCGGCGAATTCTAG
- a CDS encoding DUF4386 domain-containing protein translates to MSADASHARLAGFLYLGTIGFGVYAEVVARGALIVRGDPAATAQAIFASGSTFRLGMIADLAMLGCYIGVTILLHGIFRKGAPRVSAIAASFSLIGIAMLACDTLLSAMILRLPDLGQPSSSLADWVYLLLRVHGDGYKISLVFFGAYCLLLGWLIWHGRAMPRAIGLLVAAAGACNLVNSLAWLGAPLRAAQLPQYFTLPTLLGELALALWLLAFGIREREA, encoded by the coding sequence ATGAGCGCGGACGCTTCGCATGCCCGCCTCGCCGGATTCCTGTATCTGGGAACGATAGGCTTTGGCGTTTACGCAGAAGTCGTCGCCCGCGGCGCCTTGATCGTGCGCGGCGATCCCGCCGCAACCGCACAGGCCATTTTCGCATCGGGATCGACATTCCGGCTCGGGATGATCGCCGATCTCGCGATGCTGGGTTGCTATATCGGCGTCACCATTCTCCTGCATGGCATCTTCCGCAAGGGAGCGCCGCGGGTCTCGGCCATAGCCGCTTCTTTCAGCCTGATCGGCATCGCGATGCTCGCATGCGATACGCTGCTGTCGGCGATGATTTTGCGGCTCCCGGATTTGGGGCAGCCGTCATCCTCGCTCGCCGATTGGGTGTATCTGCTGCTGCGCGTCCATGGCGACGGCTACAAGATCAGCCTTGTTTTCTTCGGCGCTTATTGCCTGCTCCTTGGCTGGCTCATTTGGCACGGACGCGCGATGCCAAGAGCCATCGGCCTTCTCGTTGCTGCGGCGGGCGCATGCAATCTCGTCAACAGCCTCGCCTGGCTCGGAGCGCCGCTCCGGGCGGCGCAGCTTCCGCAATATTTCACCCTGCCCACTCTGCTCGGCGAACTGGCGCTCGCACTGTGGTTGCTGGCGTTCGGCATTCGCGAGCGCGAGGCGTAA
- a CDS encoding ECF-type sigma factor, with translation MARHAGRWAINEEPGRAGSIDGDADALIATLYDELKIIARREHYRAGGGQTLQTTALVSEAYLKLSKRNNWESERHFLGCAATAIRHILIDAARARMTAKRGAPDYAFTESLDSLAAAAPEDDDVVRLGEALQRLARLDPNLAQLIDCRFFAGMTEEETAKVLGVSDRTVRRWWLQARAWVHKEMDAG, from the coding sequence ATGGCGCGTCATGCGGGGAGATGGGCGATCAACGAGGAACCGGGTCGTGCGGGCAGCATCGACGGCGACGCCGACGCGCTCATCGCCACGCTGTATGACGAGCTCAAGATCATCGCGCGCCGCGAACATTATCGCGCGGGCGGCGGACAGACGCTTCAGACGACGGCGCTGGTTTCGGAAGCCTATCTCAAACTCAGCAAGCGCAACAATTGGGAGAGCGAACGGCATTTTCTCGGCTGCGCCGCAACCGCCATCCGCCATATACTGATCGACGCCGCCCGCGCCCGCATGACGGCGAAGCGTGGCGCTCCCGACTATGCCTTTACCGAAAGCCTCGATTCGCTCGCCGCGGCGGCGCCCGAGGACGATGATGTCGTGCGGCTGGGTGAGGCGTTGCAACGGCTCGCGCGCCTCGACCCCAATCTTGCGCAGCTGATCGACTGCCGCTTCTTCGCCGGGATGACCGAGGAGGAGACCGCAAAGGTCCTGGGCGTCAGCGACCGGACGGTACGCCGCTGGTGGCTCCAGGCGCGCGCCTGGGTGCACAAGGAAATGGACGCGGGCTAG